The Arachis duranensis cultivar V14167 chromosome 2, aradu.V14167.gnm2.J7QH, whole genome shotgun sequence genome has a window encoding:
- the LOC107474020 gene encoding uncharacterized protein LOC107474020, whose amino-acid sequence MAETHEGVCENHIGGRALAAKILRTGYYWPTIKRDCISKVKACDNCQKHATLSETPAEELHTIEVSWPFDRWGLDILGLFPKAPGQIRSVEHPQTNGQVESANRIILQGLKKKLSEAKGEWADLIPEILWSYNTSIQSAIGETPFKLVYGAKALIPIEISVPTLRTDLYDQSNNL is encoded by the exons ATGGCAGAAACACACGAAGGAGTTTGTGAAAATCACATTGGTGGCCGAGCATTAGCCGCAAAGATATTGCGAACAGGATACTATTGGCCGACGATAAAAAGGGACTGTATTTCAAAAGTAAAAGCGTGCGATAATTGTCAAAAGCACGCCACACTCTCCGAAACCCCGGCCGAAGAGCTCCACACCATAGAGGTAAGCTGGCCTTTCGATAGGTGGGGATTGGATATCCTCGGACTTTTTCCGAAAGCGCCGGGCCAG ATTCG CTCAGTAGAGCACCCGCAAACTAACGGACAAGTTGAATCAGCTAACAGAATTATCTTGCAGGGATTAAAGAAAAAGCTCAGCGAAGCTAAGGGAGAATGGGCCGACCTCATTCCAGAAATCCTATGGAGTTATAATACCAGCATTCAGTCTGCCATAGGAGAAACTCCTTTCAAACTGGTATATGGCGCGAAAGCACTCATTCCAATAGAGATCAGCGTCCCAACATTAAGGACCGATCTCTATGACCAATCCAACAATTTGTAA
- the LOC107474019 gene encoding uncharacterized protein LOC107474019 gives MMFFNGPKNEPVLCRAFPTYLDGAALLWFSKLPEGSISSFEDLARSFIDYFAVSRIYVHGSDYLGTIKQGQHESLKDYMTRFADATVEIQDLDPTVHLHTLKAGLRPGKFRETIAITKPKTLEEFRERAAGQMEIEKLREAQKSDKQPHRRDEEKTFRSPGSRDTKRPSKPTSKYNTYTRFNTRRENIIREILNAKIIKPPARAGNYQDQRFVDRTKHYAFHRKFGHTTDDCIVAKDLLERLADQGLLDKYIESRKGKGGKLRQSRAQASSG, from the coding sequence ATGATGTTTTTCAACGGCCCTAAGAATGAGCCTGTTCTCTGCCGAGCATTCCCCACCTACCTCGATGGTGCTGCATTACTCTGGTTTTCTAAACTTCCTGAAGGTTCAATTTCCTCCTTCGAAGATCTTGCTAGATCATTCATTGATTATTTTGCCGTGTCAAGAATCTACGTACATGGTTCAGACTACCTCGGCACCATTAAGCAAGGTCAGCACGAAAGCCTGAAGGACTACATGACCAGATTCGCTGACGCCACTGTGGAGATCCAGGACTTAGACCCGACCGTCCACCTGCACACCCTCAAGGCCGGCCTCAGGCCCGGAAAATTCCGGGAGACCATTGCCATAACAAAACCAAAAacgctagaggaattcagagaAAGGGCGGCAGGTCAAATGGAGATCGAAAAACTCCGAGAAGCCCAAAAATCAGACAAGCAACCACATCGGAGAGATGAAGAAAAAACTTTCAGATCGCCAGGCAGCAGAGACACTAAGAGACCTTCCAAGCCCACGTCAAAATACAACACATACACCAGATTCAATACCAGAAGAGAAAACATCATCAGAGAAATCCTCAACGCCAAAATCATAAAGCCACCAGCTCGAGCAGGAAACTACCAGGATCAAAGGTTCGTGGATAGGACAAAGCATTATGCCTTCCATCGGAAGTTTGGACACACCACGGACGACTGCATAGTCGCGAAGGACCTCCTGGAAAGGCTGGCAGACCAAGGGCTCTTGGACAAATACATCGAGAGCCGGAAGGGCAAAGGGGGGAAACTCAGACAGAGTAGGGCACAAGCAAGCAGTGGCTGA